The following proteins are encoded in a genomic region of Cryptomeria japonica chromosome 11, Sugi_1.0, whole genome shotgun sequence:
- the LOC131049523 gene encoding aquaporin NIP1-4-like produces MKKQGRTPSSVTIYDLEKGQYVAATNVASLQTKKADRKMLRLLILKIFFYRLQSTKTELMGTFILVFAGRGGIVVEERDKVLTHLGVAAVFGLVIMALVYTVGHISGAHINPAISLALSSVGKLSLQELPIYIICQIVGATAAAAALNLIITNVSINVAVNVPVGNPWASLVVEIIITFILSTVIFATATDPKAPGEMVGIAVCGVAACNALFAGPLSGCSMNPARSLGPALIALNFNGLWVYILGPVFGALCELGSIRVFLYKNR; encoded by the exons ATGAAAAAGCAAGGCAGGACACCATCTTCTGTGACCATCTATGACCTTGAGAAAGGACAATATGTTGCTGCAACTAATGTAGCCTCTCTTCAAACGAAGAAGGCAGACAGGAAGATGTTAAGGCTACTAATACTAAAAATATTTTTCTACAGGTTACAATCTACAAAAA CAGAGTTGATGGGGACTTTTATCTTAGTATTTGCTGGGCGTGGAGGAATCGTGGTGGAAGAAAGGGATAAGGTCTTAACTCATCTTGGGGTTGCTGCTGTGTTTGGACTGGTTATAATGGCACTAGTCTACACTGTGGGACATATCTCTGGTGCTCACATAAATCCTGCAATAAGTCTTGCCTTATCATCTGTGGGAAAACTCTCTCTTCAGGAG CTGCCTATTTATATTATATGTCAGATTGTGGGTGCCACAGCAGCTGCAGCTGCACTCAATTTAATTATTACAAATGTCTCCATTAATGTTGCTGTCAATGTTCCTGTGGGAAATCCTTGGGCATCACTGGTGGTGGAAATCATTATCACCTTCATACTCTCCACTGTTATATTTGCAACAGCCACAGACCCTAAAGCA CCAGGTGAAATGGTAGGGATTGCTGTGTGTGGTGTAGCTGCTTGTAATGCTTTATTTGCAGG GCCACTCTCGGGATGTTCCATGAACCCGGCAAGATCCTTGGGGCCTGCATTGATAGCACTCAATTTTAATGGTCTTTGGGTGTATATTCTTGGACCTGTTTTTGGTGCCCTTTGTGAGCTTGGTTCTATAAGGGTATTTCTATACAAGAATAGATAG